Below is a genomic region from Halostella litorea.
CCTCGCCCGCGATGGACTCGGGCGCGACCCCCTGCCACCCGGAGAGGTCGCTCTCCAGCCTGATCGTCTCGGCCTGCGCGTCGCGGGACGACGGGCGGGCGGCGGCCGTCGCCGGGAGCGCGAGCGCCGCCGCCGTCGCCGCCAGTACGCCGCGTCGGGACGCCGCGATGGTGTCGGTCATCGTCCCTACTGGGGGCCGCCCGCGCATAAGCGTGGGGTGGTCCCGCGGCGGCCGCGCGGCCGTCGACCGTGACGGCGTCCCACAGTTCCGACACGGTTTTGCCACGGCGTCGAGAATCCACGGGCAAGAATGCTCGACCGGACGTACCTGCGCGAGAACCCCGACGAGGTCCGGACGGCGGTCGACCGGAAGGGGGTCGACGGCGTCGACGTCGACGGGATACTCGCCCTCGACGAGGAGTGGCGCGAACTGAAGGCCCGCGGCGACGACCTGCGCCACGAGCGCAACGAGGTGTCGAGCCGCATCGGGGAGCTGAAACAGGAAGGCAAGGAGGAGAAAGCCCAGGAGGCTATCGAGCGCTCGGGGGAGCTCAAGGCCGAACTCGAGGAGGTCGAGGAGCGGGCCGACGAACTGGCCGACGAACTCGACGAGCGCCTGCTCGAACTCCCGAACGTCCCCCACGAGAGCGTCCCCGTCGGCGAGGACGAGAGCGACAACGTCGAGCGCTACCGTGAGGGGTTCGACGACCTGCGGGACCTGCCCGACGAGGTCGTTCCCCACTACGACCTCGGCGAGGAACTGGACGTGCTCGACTTCGAGCGCGGCGCGAAGGTGACCGGCGGCGGCTTCCAGTTCGTCAAGGGGGCGGGCGCGCGGCTCGAACACGCGCTGGTCCAGTTCATGCTGGACGTCCACCGCGAGCAGGGGTACGAGGACGTGCTCCCGCCGATCCCCGTCAACAGCGAGTCGATGCGCGGCACCGGCCAGCTCCCCAAGTTCGCCGAGGACGCCTACCGCGTCGGCGCGCGCCAGGACGACGAGTACGGCGACGACGACCTCTGGCTCCTGCCGACCGCGGAGGTGCCGGTGACGAACATGTACCGCGACGAGATCCTGCTGGACGACGACCTCCCCGTCAAACACCAGGCGTTCTCGCCGAACTTCCGCCGGGAGGCGGGCGAGCACGGCACCGAGACGCGGGGGTACGTCCGCGTCCACCAGTTCCACAAGGTCGAACTCGTCAACTTCGTCCGCCCCGAGGAGAGCTACGACCGCCTCGAAGGGCTGCTGGGCGAGGCCGAGGAGATCCTCGACCGCCTCGGCCTCCCCTACCGCGTGCTGGACATGTGCACCGGCGATATGGGCTTCACCCAGGCCAAGAAGTACGACATCGAGGTGTGGGCCCCCGGCGACGACATGGCGGACGGCCCCGCGGAGGGCGGCCGCTGGCTGGAAGTCTCCAGCGTCTCGAACTTCGAGGACTTCCAGGCGCGCCGGGCCGGCCTCCGCTACCGGCCGGAGCGCCACGAGAGCGCCGAGTACCTCCACACGCTCAACGGGTCGGGGCTGGCCGTCCCGCGCGTGATGGTCGCGGTCATGGAGTACTACCAGAACGAGGACGGCACCGTCACCGTCCCCGAGGCGCTCCGCCCGTACATGGGCGGGCAGGAGGTCATCGAGGGCGGCGACCCGGTCGGCGAGAGCGCGCTCGGCGCCGGCGAGCGGGAGTAAGCCCGCAGACACCCGACGATCCGTCGGTCAGTGTCCGTCTGCGGACCCGCCCGGCACGGGGACCGTGATCGTCCGGTCGCTCGCGAACAACACGAAGAGCGCGAACAGCCCGAACAGCGCCGGTTCGTCCGCGGGGACGCCGAGGACCCCGAGCGATCCGAGCACGCCCAGCTTTCGTACAGCTATTTCCCGCATAGTAGTTAGTTGAACGCCCGGATCGAAAAACGTTCCGTCGGTTCGCGCGTTCCGACGCCGGGGAGCGTCACCGCGTGAACGTCTCCAGCCGCTCGATCCGGCCGTCCGCGCCCAGTTCGTGGACGTCGACGAACCGGAACAGCGTCGCGCCGTCGGCGTCGAGCAGGCGGCCCCGGGCGGCGACCTCGTCGCCCGCGGCGAACACCGTCCGCAGTTCGTGGGTCGTGTCGGTCATCGGCCGGTCGTCGCGCATGAACGCGACGAACGCCTCGCGGCCCTCGAACGTCCGGTCCGGCCGGTGCTGAACGAACGCCGGCGCGAGCAGCGATTCGAACTCCCCGTAGTCGCCCGCGTCGAGCGCGGCGTAGTACGCCCGGACGGTCGCCTCGGCGTCTGGCATGCCCGACGTTGGGGCGGCGGCGGTGGAAAACCCGTCGGTCGCCGCGACGCGGCCCCACCGAAGACGGTTTGTCCCGCATGGGCGAACCCCCGGCGTGCTCAGCCTCAACCAGAAGGCCGTCGTGCTGACGACGCTGTTCGGACTCAACGTCGTGTCGTACCTGTTCGGCGGAGTCCTCGCCCTGTTGCTGGTCACCCTGCCCTCGCTCGGCGTCGCCGTCGGCGTCCTGCGGCGGTGATCGGAAACGCGGTAGCGCGCCAGCGACGCTCCGAGCGCTTTTTCCGGGGTAGCCGCGTAGCCCGGGGCGTGGACCTGCACGTGCTGTACGAGGGGGACGACGACCCCGACAAGTGCACCGCCCGGAAGCTCGCGCGGTTCGACCTCGCCGACCTCCACCGGTCGACGGGGGCGACGCCGTACGGCGTCGTGTTGAACCCCCACGCCGAGCGGGCGCTGTCGCCGGCCGACGCCGACGCCGGGCGGCTGGTCGCGCTGGACTGCTCGTGGGAGACGGCCGGCGAGGCGCGGTTCGACCTGCCGGGCGAGCACCGGGCGCTCCCCTTCCTCGTCGCCGCCAACCCCGTCAACTACGGGAAGCCGTTCCGGCTGACGACCGTCGAGGCGCTGGCCGCCGCGCTTTCGATCCTCGGGGAGCGCGACCACGCCGAGCGGATCCTCGCGAAGTTCACCTGGGGCGAGACGTTCCTCGAACTGAACGCCGAACCGCTCGCCCGGTACGCCGACTGCGAGGACTCCGCGGACGTGGTCGCCGTTCAGGACGAGTATCTGGCCGATGAGTAGCGAACGCACTCGGAAACCCTTTTATCCGGTCGCTGGCAACGGGCGGGTATGGCTACGTTCGAGAAAGCGGAGAGTCGAATCCTCGACAAGATGATCTGCATGCGCTGTAACGCCCGCAACCCCAAGCGGACCGACAAGTGCCGGAAGTGCGGCTACGGGAAGCTCCGCCCGAAGGCAAAGGAGTCCCGCAGCGCCTGATCCGGCGGCTTTCTCCGTTTTCCCCGCCCGCCAGCGGCGCTACTCGTCGGGGTACTTCGGCTCGCGTTGCTCGGCCCGCGAGAGCGCCGTCTCGATCACGTCCCGCACGTCGCCGTGGAACACGCCGCCGTGGCCGGCGTACATGTGCTCGACGCCGTCGGGCAACCGGTCCAGAATCCGCTCGATGCTGTCGATGAGTTCCTCGCGGGACTGGCCGGCGTAGTCGGTCCGGCCGAAGCTCCCGTAGTCGAACGCGCCGTCGTCGTGGACCACTACGTCGCCGCTGAAAATGCTCTCAGGGCCGACAAGGGAGACGTGGTCGTCGGCGTGGCCGGGGGTGTACACGACCTCCGTCCGCTCGTCGCCGACGGTCACCGCGTCGCCGTCCTCGACCGCCCGCGTCCGGCGTGGGTGGTCGCCGTACGCGACCACTTCGGGGTCGAACGCCTCGACCACCGCGTCCAGTTCCGAGACGTGGTCGCCGTGCTGGTGGGTGAGCACGACCGCGTCCACGTCGTCGGTCTCCTCGCGTATCCGGTCGACGACGCCCGGCATCGCGCCCGCGTCGACGAGCGTCGTGCGCTCGCCGAGCGCGAGGTACGCGTTGCAGGTGAACGTGTCCGCCTCGGCGGTGACGTTGACGACTTCCATGGGCGGCAGTGGGGGAGCGAACGGCAAAACGGTGCGGGATCGGGCGGTAGTACCACCGGGGTGACTCCCTGCGGGGAATTTTTTAGGCACAAGCGGTTAGTTGAACACGTAGCATGGGTTTCGGGAGCTACGACGAATCGGAGCAGGAGAACCAGAACATCGAGGCCGACATCGACGACGAGGACGGGGTATCGACCGGAACCAACGACCACGACGGCGACGTGGAGTACGAGATCGGCGCGTCGAGCGACGAACTGATCGACCGCCTCAAGGACATCAAGGAGCGCGACGCGAGCTGATGAAGGAGGGGACGCGGGCGCTCGGCGTCGCCGAGTCGTACCGAGGGGACCGGAGCACGCTGGCCGGCGCGGTGGTCCGGGCGTCCCGCGTCGTCGACGGACTCGCCTTTTCTTCGTGCACCGTGGGCGGGAGCGACGCGACCGCCGGGATAGTCGACCTCTGGGAGCGACTGGACCGCGAGGACGTCCGCTACGTGCTGGTCGCCGGCGTCGCGCTCGCGTGGTACAACGTCGTCGACCTGAAGCGCCTCCAAGAGGCGACCGGCCGCCCGGTGCTTTCGGTCACGTTCGAGGACAGCGAGGGGCTCGAACCGTCGCTCCGCGACGAGTTCGACGGCGCGGCGCTGGACCGCCGGCTGGCGGCCTACGAGGCGCTGCCGCCGCGCCGGCGCGTCGACGTCGGCGACGGGGCGGTGTTCGCCCGGAGCGTCGGGCTGGACGGCGACGAGGCCGCCCGCGTCGTCCGCGCATTCACGCCGGCGGGCGGCCGCCCCGAACCGCTCCGCGTGGCGCGGCTGGCGGCGCGGGCGGGCGACGAGTACGTCGAGTGACGGGCGCGTCCCGTCTCACCCCGGCGAGGCGGCGAAGAACGTCCCGTACAGCGTCACCGCGAGCAGGAACGTCCCGACCGCGAGGAGAACGGCCCCGCCGAGTCTGAACGTCCACGCCCGTTGCTCGCGCAGGTCCTCGTAGTGCTCGGGATCCTCGGAGGGCGGTTTCCAGCTCACGGACTCCGCGTACCGCTCCTGGAGGGCCAGCGCCGTCTCCACGCGAAACGCGAGCGCGTATCCGAGGCCGAGGAGGGCCAGCGCGAACGCGCCCAGTCCGACGGATACGGTCGACACAGGTCGGCCGGAGGTAACCGTGCGAGCGACTTGAATGGCCGTGGTCGAAACGAGGGCGGGGGACGGAGGCCGCAAACCCGGACGCTTTTGGTCGCGCCACGCCACCGGCCACGAAGAGGACCCGAATCACACCGATGAGTTCAGAGAACTTCAGCGTCACCGACTGCGAGCGCTGCCCCGCACTCTGTGCGTCCCGGAGCCGGATCGTCAACGGGACCGGCCCGGCCGACGCCGACGTGCTGTTCGTCGGCGAAGCGCCCGGCGCGAACGAAGACGAGCGGGGGGAGCCGTTCGTCGGCCGCAGCGGCGACGTGCTCGACGAGGCGCTGCTGGAAGCCGGCCTCGACCGCGAGACGGTCCGGATCACCAACTGCGTCCGGTGCCGGCCGCCGGACAACCGCGACCCGACGGGCGAGGAGCTGTCGAACTGCCGCGAGTACCTGGAGGCGGAGATAGCCGCCGTCGACCCCGCCGTCGTCGTCACGCTGGGGAAGGTGCCAAGCGAGCACATGCTCGGCCGCGACGTGGCGGTGACGAAGGAGGCGGGCGACCTGACGGACGTGCGGATCGCCGGGGAGCCGCGGCGCGTGCTGGTCTCGGTCCACCCCGCGGCGACGCTGTACGACCGGAGCCAGCGGGGCACGTTCGACGAGACGCTGGCGGCCGCCGCCGACCTCGCCGGCGTCGAAACCGGCGGGGGCGGCCAGTCCCGCCTCGGCGAGTTCTGAGGGGCGACGAGTCCCGGCCGCCGAGCGCGGGATATATCGCCGCGCGGTCCCTAGCCGCCGATAGATGCCACCCGAGTCCCTGTACGACGCGGTGCTGTTCGACAACGACGGCGTGATAGTCGAGCGGACGACCCCGGCGACGATGACGCCCGCGATCCGGGCGGCGTTCCGGGACGTGGGCGTCGACGACCCCGACCCCGAACACGTCGAGTACTTCCTCCGCGGGCGGATGGACGAGATGGCGGCCATCTGCCGGGAGTACGGCGTCGACCACGAGGCGTTCTGGGAGCGCCGCGAGCGCCGCGTCCTCGACGCACAGCGGCGGGTCATCGAGAGCGGCGAGAAGGCGCTGTACGACGACGTGGCGGTCGTCGACGACATCGGCGCGGACTGCGCCATCGTCAGCAACAACCAGGACGAGACGGTCGAGTTCGTCGTCGACCACCACGGGCTGGCCGACCGGTTCGACCCGGCGATCGGCCGCGAGATGTCGGTCGCGGGCGTCCGCCGGAAGAAGCCCGAACCGGACCTGATCGAGGACGCGCTGGCCGCGCTCGGGGCCGAGACGGCGCTGTACGTCGGCGACAGCGCGACCGACGTGGCGGCGGCCCACGCCGCTGGGATCGACTCCGTGTACGTCGACCGCCCGCACCACGACCCGGAGGCGCTGGACCGGGAGCCGACCCACACGGTCGCCGACCTGACGGAACTCCGGGAGCTGGTGTAAGGGAAAGCGACTTGCCCCGCCTCCGCCTACGTCGGAGCATGAGCCAGCAGACGCAGGCGGCGACCCAGGCGACGGCGTCGGTCGTCGTCGTCGACTACGGCCTCGGGAACCTCCGGAGCGTGACCCGGGGGCTGGAGCGCGCCGGGGCCGACGTGACGCTGACCGACGACCCGGAGACGTTCCCCGAGGCGGACGGGATCGTGTTGCCCGGCGTCGGCGCGTTCCGCGAGGGCATGGAGAACGCCGGGCCGTACCGCGAGCCGCTGGTCGCCGCCGCCGAGCGCGGCCAGCCCGTCTTCGGCATCTGCCTCGGGATGCAGATGCTGCTGACCAGCAGCGAGGAGGCCGAGCGCGCCGGCCAGGGCGACGTGCGCGGCCTCGACCTCGTCCCCGGCACGAACGTCCGGTTCCGCGGGGACCGCAAGGTGCCCCACATGGGCTGGAACGAGCTCTCGGTCGAGCGGGACCACCCGCTCGTCGACGGCGTCGACGGGGAACACGCCTACTTCGTCCACTCCTACTACGCCGAGCCCGACGACCCCGACGCGGTCGTCACGACGACGGACTACGGGACCGCGTTCCCGAGCATCGTCGCCAACGAGGCCGGCAACGTGTTCGGCACGCAGTTCCACCCCGAGAAGAGCGGCGAGACGGGGCTGACTATCCTGCGGAACTTCGTCGGCATCTGCGCCGACGCGTAGCCCGTCGACGGTCGCGGTTTTGTCCGTGCGGCCCGTACGGCACCCATGCGCAGCACAACCAAGTGGGCGCTGGCGGCGGCCGGCGGCCTCGCGGCGGCGTGGGTCGGCCGGAGCCTGTACCGCGCGAAGACGACCGAGCGCGTGCGCTACGCGACCGTCCGGACGGTCGGCGGCGTCGAGATACGGCGCTACCCGCGTACGGTCCTCGCGGAGACGACCGCGGAGAGCGAGCGGGCGGCGTTCCGGCGGCTCTTCCGGTACATCACGGGCGAGAACCGGCGCGGGGACGAGGTCGCGATGACCGCGCCGGTGCGGACGGAGGGGACGGAGATAGCGATGACCGCGCCCGTCCGCTCGTCCGAGGCCGGCGGCGAGGTGACGATGGCGTTCTACCTCCCCGCGGAGTACACGCCGGACACGGCACCGGAGCCGACGGACTCCGAGGTGTCGCTGGTCGTCGAGGACACCCGGAAGCTCGCCGTCAAGCGCTTCTCGTGGACCGCCACGGCCGAGCGCGTCCGGCGGCACGAGCGCGACCTGCTCGACGCGGTCGCGGCCCACGAACTGCAACCGCAGGGCGAGCCGTTCCTCATGCGGTACGACGCCCCTGGGACGCCGTCGGTCCTCCGGACGAACGAGGTTGCGGTGGAGATAGCGTAGCCCGACGTTTCCACGCGGCCAGCGCGAGCGCGCGGCGCGCCTCCGCGCCGCGGCGAGCGTCCGGGGAAGGGCAGGCGCTCGAAGCGTGTCGCGGCGACCACCGCGACTCGCGCAGACTAGCGGGCCTTAGCGAGAATCGCGCAGCGATTCTGGCGGCGTCTTCGCGAACGAAGTGAGCGAAGGCCCGGAGGACGCGGAGCGTCCTCCGGTGGACATGAAAAGGGCGAGCGCGACTGCCAAGGAGCGCCGAGGGCTTTCCCTAGATGAATTCGCGGACTTCCGAGTACCACATGTCGTGGTGCTCGACCGCGCCGATCCGCTCGGCGATGGCGACGGCGAGCGTGTGCCAGCACAGCTCGGTCGGGTCCTCCGGGTCGAGGTTGTACTCGCTGTCCTTGCAGGTGCAGCCGCCGTTCTCGACGACGTACTCCTCGCGGTGGCCGACGACGACCGTGAAGTCGCGGTACTCCTTCACCCGGCCCTCCGAGACCGCCTCGATGGCGCGGACGCCGCGGTCGCCGTGGACCGCGGTGATGCGGCTGACGGCGTCGGGCGTCAGTTCGCCGGCGTCGGCCAGCGCGGCCTGCCACTCCTCGACGCGGGTCACCCTCGCCACCCCGGGCCGCGGCCGCCGTCGGTCCCGATCACTGCACCGGAGTAGGGAGCCCCCCGACAAAACAGGTTCGGTGTCGCGGGTCGGGTGCCGGGGTGTGGACCGCAAACGCAGCAGCGGGACCGACGAATACGACGATCTCGAAAGCCCCCGCGCGCTCGCCGCCTGCGACTCGCTGTGCGCGCTCGCTTCGCTCGCGTGCTTGCGTCGTCTCGGCTGGCGAGCGCGCGGCCCCTTTCAGTCCCGCCCGGGCGCGTTGGTCGAGGGAGCGTCGAGGCGGTGGTCGACCAGCGATACGTGGGACCGGCTGGCCGGTCGCGCGCCGCGAGCGTCGGCCGGCGTCCCAACGGCCGATCCGCATGGCTTACGGCGGCGGCGCGGCGAGGGTTGGTATGCACGTCCGGGAAGGCGGTGTCGAGGTCGAGGTCCCCGAGCAGGAGAGCGAGGGCATCGACGACGCGGTGTTTTTCAACCCGGTACAGGAGCTGAACAGGGACCTCACCGTCGCCGTCCTGCGGGCGTACGGCGAGCGCGAGCCGCGGGCCGACTCGTACCTCGACGCGATGGCGGCCAGCGGCATCCGGGGGGTCCGGGCGGCCGCGGAGGGGTGGGACGCGACGCTATGTGACGTCGACGCCGACGCCGTCGCGCTGTGCGAGCGCAACCTCGCCGCGAACGACCTCGACGGCGAGGCGGTCCGGCGCGACGCGAACGCGCTCATGCACGAGGAGCTGTTCGACGTGGTCGACATCGACCCGTTCGGGACGCCGATCCCCTTCGCCGACGCCGCCTTCGCCAACGCGCGGAACCTGGTCTGCGTGACCGCGACCGACACCGCGCCGCTCTGTGGCGCGCACTTCGACAGCGGCGTCCGCAAGTACGGCGCGGTGCCGCGAAACACCGACTACCACGGCGAGATGGGGCTGCGCGTGCTCGTCTCGGCGCTCGCCCGGACCGCCGCGCGGTACGACGTGGGTGTCAGGCCGCTGCTGTCGCACGCGACGAACCACTACGCCCGGACGTACCTCGAACTGGAGCACCGCGCGACCGACGCCAACGCCGCGGTCGACGAACTCGGCCACGTCTACCACTGCGAGGACTGCCTCTACCGCGAGACGGAGCGCGGGCTGATCGCGGACCCGCTCGACGACTGTCCGCACTGCGGGAGCACCCGCGTCACGACGGCCGGGCCGATCTGGCTCGGCTCCCTGCGGGACCGCGAGTTCGTCGGCGACGTCCGCGACGCGGTGAGCGACGACATGGGCACCGCCGGGCGGGCGCGCGACCTGCTCGACACGCTGGCGGGCGAACTCGACGAGCCGACCCACTACGACCAGCACCGCCTCTGCAAGCAGTGGAGCCGCCCCGCCGCGGGGATGGACGCCTTCCTCGACCGACTGCGCGAGGCGGGGTACGACGCCTCGCGGGCCCACTACGGCGGGACGACGTTCAAGACCGACGCCGACGTGGCGGCGATCCGCGAGGCGACCGAACACGAGTAGCGGCCGCCCCGCGGGAGCGCGAGCGATTAGTGTCCGGAGGACGAACGGTCGCGGGTGCACCAGCGAGTCAGGGAGACCGTCGCGTTCGGCGGTCGCGTCGTCTCGGTCGTACAGGACCGACAGGTCACGTTTCTGGCGGCCGCCGTCGCGTACTACGCGTTCGTCTCGGCCGTGCCGCTCCTGTTGCTCGCGCTGGTCGTCGCGAGCGTCCTCGGCGGGGACGCGCTCGCCGAGCGGGTCGTCGACGCCGCCGGGCAGGTGCTCACGCCGGCGGGCGCGGACCTGGTCCGGGGGGCGCTGACGGCGGAGGCCGGGCGCGGCGGCGCGACGGTCGTCGGCCTCGTCGGCCTGCTGTGGGGCGGCCTGAAGGTGTTCCGCGGCCTCGACCGGGCGTTCTCGCAGGTGTTCGGCACGACCGGCGAGGGGTCGCTGCTCACCGAGGTCCGGGACGGGGCGGTCGTCCTGTTTGCCGTCGGCGCGGGCAGCGCCGCGGTCGCGGGCGTCGCCGCGGCGGTCGCCGTGCTCCACGGGCCGCTCGTGGGCGAACTGGCGTCGCTCGTCGGCTTCGTCGCGCTCGTCGTCGCCTTCCTCCCGCTGTACTACGTGTTCCCCAACGTCCCGCTGTCGCTCCGCGAGGCCGTTCCCGGCGCGGTCGTCGCGGCGACAGGGTGGACGGTGCTCGGCACCGCGTTTCGCCTGTACGCCGCCAACGCCGACACATACGCCGCCTACGGCGTGCTCGGCGGCGTCCTCCTGCTTGTGACGTGGCTGTACGTCGGCGCGGTCCTGCTCGTGCTCGGCGCGGTCGTCAACGCCGTCCTGACCGGCTACGCGGACCGCGCGGACCGGCAAGTACAACACCGGGGCGGTAGACAGTTACGGACGACCCGACCGATGATCGAGGAGGACGACACGGCCGCGACCGGTGCCCAGTCGGCTGACGACCCCGTCGGGGCGCCCGGCGCGGGCGACGGCGGAGCGGACGACGACACGGACGACCTCGAGGCGGAGGTCGAACGGCTCCGGGAGGAGCTGGCGGCGTTCGAGGACGACGTCGAGGACCGCACCGTCCACCGCGAGGAGATAGAGAGCGACCTGAAGCGGTACGTCCGCAGGCGGGTCCGCCGCGGCCACGCCCGCGGCTGGGGCCCCTACCTCGTGTTGCTGTACGGCACCGCGATGACCATCGGCGCGTTCTACCTGCTCTCGGGCGGGTGGGCGATCCTCGCCATGCTCGTCGTCTGGCTGTCGACGCTGGGCCTCTACGTTCTGATGGTGCTCGTCGGGGCGGGCCTCTCGGTGCTCGGCCTGCCCGGCCGCCTGCGGAACGCGGTGGGCGACTGGCGGTCATGAGCCGTGGCGGCGCGGCCGTCGACGCCCTCCGCGACCTGATCCCGGAGAGCGTCGCGGCCGCGTTCGCCCTGCTCACGCAACTGGGCGACGTGTGGCTGTACGTCCTCGTGCTCACGCTGCTGTACTGGTACGGGAACCGCGAGCGCGCCGCCCGCGTCATCGGCGTCGCGTTCGGCGCTATCGCGCTGACGTACGCGCTCAAGTACGCCTTCGCGCTCCCGCGGCCGCCGGTCGCCCCGCCCGCGCTGCCGGCCGTGGTGCCCGCCGTGTTCGAACCGGTGTACGCCGAAACCGTAAGCGCCGACGGCTACGGCTTCCCCAGCGGGCACGCCGTCGGCAGCGCCGCGGTCTGGGGGGCGCTCGCGCTGTGGAGCGACGTCGGGACCCGCCGCCAGCGGTTCGCCGCGGCGGGCGGGCTGGTCGTCCTGATATCGCTCTCGCGGCTCGTCCTCGGCGTCCACTACCTCGTCGACGTCGTCGCCGGCGTCGCCGTGGGCGCGGCGTACCTCGCGGCGGTCGCCGTCGCGGCGGCGCGGGCGGACGACGGGGCGACGGTCGCGTTCGGCGCGGCGACCGCCGTCGCGCTCGCGGGCGTGGTGGCCAGCGGCGGCGCGGAGGAACCGCTCGCCGCGTTCGGCGCGTCGGCCGGCGGGCTGGTCGCGTGGCGGGTCGCGGACGTGCCGGCGACGCCGTGGCCCCGGTCGACCGTCGGTCTGGGCTACGCGCTGGCGAGCGCCGGCGCGCTCGCGGCGCTCGTCGGGGGGTGGTATCTGCTCTCGCCGCCGCACCTCGTCGTCGCGGCGGTCGCGGCGCTTGCCGTCGGTACCATCGTCGCCGCGCCGAGCGCGGTCGCCCGGGCGAAAAAAAGCGCGGGTCGTCC
It encodes:
- a CDS encoding phosphatase PAP2 family protein; protein product: MSRGGAAVDALRDLIPESVAAAFALLTQLGDVWLYVLVLTLLYWYGNRERAARVIGVAFGAIALTYALKYAFALPRPPVAPPALPAVVPAVFEPVYAETVSADGYGFPSGHAVGSAAVWGALALWSDVGTRRQRFAAAGGLVVLISLSRLVLGVHYLVDVVAGVAVGAAYLAAVAVAAARADDGATVAFGAATAVALAGVVASGGAEEPLAAFGASAGGLVAWRVADVPATPWPRSTVGLGYALASAGALAALVGGWYLLSPPHLVVAAVAALAVGTIVAAPSAVARAKKSAGRPA